AATCGTAGAAATAGGCGTTTTAAACTCGTGTGTCATATTGTTGATAAAGTCATTCTGGACTTCGGAAAGCCTTTTTTGCTTAAAAATAACCATCAAAGCATATACAAAAAATGACATAACCACCAGCAATATAGTTGACGAAAAAAACCAGTTGTCTAAATCGCCCAAAAGAAAATATTTTTTATCGGGAAAATATACCCCAAAATAATAGTTATGGATATTTAGGTCGGGAAAGTTATAATGTGCTGTAGAATCATTTTTATCACAATTTTCAGAATGACACACAAACGACTTAAAATTGATTCGGTCTTTCAAACAGTCATAAATACCGTACTCAAAGTTGAGTCGAATATCACTTCTGGCAAACTCCTGTTTCAGAAACTCCTCTAGTACTTTAGCGTTGATGGTATCGTTGGTTTGTACGGTATAATAATTAGAAGTAACACGTTCTACGGGCTGTAGTAGCTTGTTGTTGGGGTTTTTATTAAAGTCCAAAACCCTACGGCTTACCAGCCGCAAAGCAGAGGTAACTCGTTGGTCGAAATCCCTATCTTGAATATTATAGGCTTGACGAAACCAAAAATATTGTATAACAATCACTCCAGCCATCAGCAGGATAGACAGAGCAACAAATATGCGTAAGGTTTTTGAATTCATGGTTCAAAATTAACGCTTCTATTTCAGAACTGTTGTATAGCTTAACATTTCATTAACAGACCTGTCGTTTTATGTACAGTTTTCGGTAATTTTAGTAACAACTTGTCTATGTTTTAGGAATTTTTAAGAAATATTTTTTGCCTTTTAAAACAAATATTTAAACAGCTTTAAAACCAATTGTGCTTATGAATAGCATTTTATTAGTAATCCTGATTGTACTGGTGCTTATTAATATCTGGATAACATTTGCTCGTAAATCAGAACCTAAAAATGAAGAGCTGAAATTTGAGGTTCAAAAAATAAGTTATGATTTAGTTAAGTTACAGAATATCCTGCGTGACGAACTAACCAATAACCGAGAAGAGAATCGTCGTGCGTCTCAGGATAGTCGTAAAGAAATCAGTCTGGCTTTTAATACTTTAGGACAAAATGTATTACAAAATAGTAGCCATTTGAATGCTGCTCAGAATAACCAGTTTGAGACATTTTCAAAGCAGCTTGGCTTTTTTATACAAAATGTAGAAGAAAAAATGCTTCGTTTGCAAAATACCCTACAACTTTTGGGCAAAGAAAACCGAGAGGAAATAACCCTAGCTCGTCAGGGTACAGAAAAGCAGCTCGACAAAATTCGTGAAACAGTAGCCCAGCAACTACAAACCCTACAAAGTGAAAATGCCAAGAAATTAGAAGAAATGCGTAATACTGTGGATGAAAAACTCCAGTCAACCGTCGAAAAGCGATTTAATGAATCGTTCAAAATTATTAGCGAACGCCTCGAACAAGTACACAAAGGGCTTGGCGAAATGCAAACGTTAGCTTCGGGAGTAGGCGACCTCAAAAAAGTATTAACTAATGTAAAAACACGTGGTAATCTTGGCGAAATACAACTTGGGGCTATACTAGAGCAAATCCTCTCGCCAGAACAATACGAACAAAATGTGAGTGTAAAAGCAGGAAGTCAAGAAAGGGTAGAATATGCCATTAAATTACCTAACAAAAACGAGGACTCGCAAGCAGTATTATTACCCATCGACTCGAAGTTTCCTAATGAAGATTATCAGCGACTACTAGAGGCTTATGACAACGCAGGGGTATTGAGTACCAAAGCGATAGAAGATATATCAAAACAATTTGAGAATGCCATCAAGAAAAATGCCAAGGATATTAAAGACAAATACCTCAATCCTCCGCACACAACAGACTTTGCCATTATGTTTGTACCAACCGAGGGGCTGTATGCCGAGATACTTAGACGAACAGGGCTTTTTGAGACCCTACAACGAGATTACCGTATTTCGGTAGTAGGGCCAACTAATTTAGCGGCATTTTTGAGTAGCTTGCAAATGGGTTTCCGCACATTGGCAATTGAAAAACGTTCGAGTGAAGTATGGGAGGTATTGGGAGCTGTCAAAACAGAGTTTGGGAACTTTGGGCGAGTGCTTGGCAAAACCAAAAAGAAACTACAAGAAGCTACCAATGTGATTGACCAAGCCGAAATTCGGAGTAGAGCAATAGAACGAAAACTCAGAACAGTACAGGAGCTGCCCCAAGACCAAGCTACCTTGCTATTAGGCGAATCCATAGAAATAGAATTAGATA
The DNA window shown above is from Flectobacillus major DSM 103 and carries:
- the rmuC gene encoding DNA recombination protein RmuC; this encodes MNSILLVILIVLVLINIWITFARKSEPKNEELKFEVQKISYDLVKLQNILRDELTNNREENRRASQDSRKEISLAFNTLGQNVLQNSSHLNAAQNNQFETFSKQLGFFIQNVEEKMLRLQNTLQLLGKENREEITLARQGTEKQLDKIRETVAQQLQTLQSENAKKLEEMRNTVDEKLQSTVEKRFNESFKIISERLEQVHKGLGEMQTLASGVGDLKKVLTNVKTRGNLGEIQLGAILEQILSPEQYEQNVSVKAGSQERVEYAIKLPNKNEDSQAVLLPIDSKFPNEDYQRLLEAYDNAGVLSTKAIEDISKQFENAIKKNAKDIKDKYLNPPHTTDFAIMFVPTEGLYAEILRRTGLFETLQRDYRISVVGPTNLAAFLSSLQMGFRTLAIEKRSSEVWEVLGAVKTEFGNFGRVLGKTKKKLQEATNVIDQAEIRSRAIERKLRTVQELPQDQATLLLGESIEIELDNRATEDED
- a CDS encoding sensor histidine kinase gives rise to the protein MNSKTLRIFVALSILLMAGVIVIQYFWFRQAYNIQDRDFDQRVTSALRLVSRRVLDFNKNPNNKLLQPVERVTSNYYTVQTNDTINAKVLEEFLKQEFARSDIRLNFEYGIYDCLKDRINFKSFVCHSENCDKNDSTAHYNFPDLNIHNYYFGVYFPDKKYFLLGDLDNWFFSSTILLVVMSFFVYALMVIFKQKRLSEVQNDFINNMTHEFKTPISTISISSEVLMKPEIIQTPERLLSYASIIRKEAARLKKNVDTVLQTANIDQKIDKLNLEEVNVHDLLEELTLNCEPIFKERGGDLQVILQAENTIIKADRLHFSNIIHNLIDNGIKYCETTPNITIKTQNIGNYLVISIKDNGIGITEKDQRHIFNKFFRVHTGDVHNVKGFGLGLYYVKEMVEGHKGKIEVRSKLHEGSEFRLIIPVVVA